The sequence CCGCCGCCCTGGTCCCCGCCGCCGCCCGGGGTGGCGATCAGGTTGACCGCCGAGTTCTTGTCGACGGTCTCGCCGACCCCCGGCTGCACGACGACCACCGTGGCGTTGTCGTCCTGCGAGCCCTGGACGTTGCCGACCTGGAGGCCCGCCTCCTGGAGCTTCGCCTTGGCCTCGCCGAGCTTCATGCCCTGGATCTGCGGGACCTGGGTCTTCTCGGGCTCCGGCGGCTCCGCCGGGCCCTTGGAGACCTTGAGGACGATCTGCGCGTCCTTGGCGTGCTTGCCGGGCTGCGGGGTCTGGTCGATGACCACGTCCTTCGGCTCTTCCGAGTCGACGTCGGTGCGCGAGATGTTGGTGAAGCCGATGCCCCGCAGCTGCTGTTCGGCGGCCGCGAAGGTGCGGGTGCGCATGTCGGGCAGATCCAGGGTCTCCTTCTTGGCGACCGTGATGGTCACCTCGGAGCCGTCCTCCGCCTGCGAACCGCCCTTGGGCTTCTGCTCGATCACCGTGCCCTCGGTCTTCTCGGACTCGACCGCGGTCACGTTGACCGTGAAGCCCTTGTCCTCCAAGGCCTTGCGGGCGCTGTCCTCGGATTTCTCCAGGACGTCGGGCACCTCGATCTTCGGCGCGCCGGTGGAGACCTTGACCTCGACGGTCCCGTTCTCCTCCATGGTGCTGCCGTTCGTGGGGGTCTGCGAGCAGATCTTGCCCTTCTCCTGCTGCTCGCACGGCTCCTCGCCGGCGACCTTGAGGACCACCCCCGCCCGTTCGGCGAGCTGTTCCGCCTCCTTGACGGTGGAGCCGACCATGTTCGGCACCGGGACCTGGCCGTCGCTGCCGTTGTCGCTGAACACGGCCTTGCCGATCAGGATCGCGCCGACGAGCACCAGGATGCCCGCGATGACCAGCAGGATCGTCGAGAGGTTGCTCTTCTTCTGCGGCTGGCGCCGGCGGCCCGCCCGGTCGTCGTAGCCGTAGCCGCCGTCGTCCGGGTTGACCGGGGGCAGCATCGACGTGGGCGCGTTGTTCGGGTCGGTCGGGCGCAGGGCGGTGGTGGGCTGGTCGGCGTTGTAGCCGTCGTAGCCCCCGTACCCCACGGCACCCATCGCCGCCGCGGCCGCGACCGGCCGGCCGTCGAGGCAGGCCTCGATGTCGGCCCGCATCTCGTCGGCGGACTGGTAGCGGTAGTCCGGGTCCTTGGTGAGCGCCTTCAGCACGATCGCGTCCATCTCGGGCGTGATCTCCGGGTCGAAGGTGCTCGGCGGCTGCGGCTCCTCGCGCACGTGCTGGTAGGCCACGGCGACGGGCGAGTCCCCGACGAACGGGGGCCGGACCGCGAGCAGCTCGTAGAGCAGGCAGCCGGTGGAGTACAGGTCGGAGCGCGCGTCGACCTGCTCGCCCTTGGCCTGCTCCGGGGAGAGGTACTGGGCGGTGCCGATGACCGCGGCGGTCTGCGTCATGGTCATGCCGGAGTCGCCCATGGCGCGGGCGATGCCGAAGTCCATGACCTTGACCTGGCCGGTGCGCGTCAGCATGACGTTGGCCGGCTTGATGTCACGGTGGACGATCTGGGCGCGGTGCGAGTATTCGAGCGCCTGGAGGATGCCGACGGTCATCTCCAGCGTCCGCTCGGGCAGCAGCCGGCGCCCGGAGTGCAGCAGCTCCCGCAGGGTCGACCCGTCGACGTACTCCATCACGATGTACGGGATGGAGACCCCGTCGACGTAGTCCTCGCCGGTGTCGTAGACGGCGACGATCGCGGGGTGGTTGAGCGAGGCGGCCGACTGGGCCTCACGGCGGAACCGGGCCTGGAAGGACGGGTCACGGGCCAGGTCGGCCCGGAGCGTCTTCACAGCTACGGTGCGGCCGAGCCGGGTGTCGTGGGCGAGGTAGACCTCGGCCATGCCACCACGGCCGAGCACCGAGCCCAGCTCGTACCGGCCGCCGAGGCGACGCGGCTCTTCCATAACTGTTCCAGCCCTCTCCGTCAGTCCTGACCGCACCCGTGTGTGTGGTCCGGCGGTGCGCTGTTCGCGCATACGCTACCGGGCACGCGGCAGGTGATCAGCCCGCACCCGGCAAGCCGATATCCGACCGGTATGCGATGTCCGGTATGGACGGGCGGCCGCCGTGACGGGTCTCACTGCTTGCTGTCGATGACCGCCTTCATCACGTCGCGCGCGATCGGGGCGGCCAGTCCGCCACCGGAGATGTCGTCCCGGTTGGCGTTGCCGTCCTCGACCACGACGGCGACGGCGACCGGGGAGCCGTTGTCGGTCTTCGCGTACGAGATGAACCAGGCGTACGGCTTCTCGCTGTTGTTCAGGCCGTGCTGGGCGGTACCGGTCTTGCCGCCCACTGTGACGCCGGGGATCTGTGCCCTGGTTCCCGTACCGTCCTTGACGACGGTCTCCATCATCTGCTGGACCTTCTGGGCGTTCTCGCCGGACAGCGCCCGGCTCAGCTCCTCGGGTTCGGCGGTGTAGATGTCGTCCAGGTTGGGCGCCTGGCGCTTGGCGACCATGTACGGCTGCATCAGCTTGCCGTCGTTGGCGATGGCGGAGGCCACCATGGCCATCTGGAGCGGGGTGGTCCGGTTGGACGCCTGGCCGATACCGGCCATCGCGTTCTGCGGCTTGTTGTCCTCGGGGTAGATGCTCGCGTCGGCGCGGACGGGCGTGAAGACTTCCTTGTTGAAGCCGAACTTGTCCGTCTGCTCGATCATCTTCTTGTTGCCGAGGTCGTCGCTCATCTTCCCGAAGACGGTGTTGCACGACCAGCGCAGGGCCTCGCGCAACGAGGCGTTCTCGCAGGGGATGTTGCCCTCGTTCTGCAACGGAACGGTGGTTTGCGGCAGCGTCCAGGGCAGCGGCGAGTCCGTCTTGGCGTCGATGTCGTCGTAGAGCCCGTTCTCCAGGGCGGCGGCGGCGGTGACGACCTTGAAGGTGGAGCCGGGCGGGTAGGTCTCGCGCAATGCCCGGTTGAGCATCGGCTTGTCCTTGTCCTTCAGGAGCTTTTCCCGCGCCTCGGAGTCCTTGTTGGAGTTGCCCGCGAAGACCGAGGGGTCGTACGAGGGGGTGCTCGCCAGCGCGAGGATGGCGCCGGTCTGCGGGTCGAGGGCGACGACGGCGCCCTTCTTGTCCCCGAGCCCCTTGAACGCGGCCTTCTGGGCGGCCCCGTTGAGCGTGGTCACGACGTTGCCGCCCTGCTTCTTCTCCCCGGTGAACATCCCCAGGGTGCGGTTGAAGAAGAGCTGGTCGCTGTTGCCGGTGAGGATGCCGTCCTCGAGGTTCTCCAGCTGCGAGGAGTCGAAGGCCTGCGAGGAGTAGCCGGTCACGGGGGCCCACAGGGGCCCGTCCTTCCAGACCCGCTTGTACTTGAAGTCGCTGCCGTTGGTCTCGACGGACCCGGTGACGGCCTTGCCGTCGACGATGATGTTGCCGCGCTCGTGGGCGTACCTCTCGATGCGGATGCGGCGGTTCTCGTCGCGGGTGTTGAGCTCGTCGGCGCGGACGTACTGCAGATAGTTGGTCCGCACCATCAGCGCCAGCATGAGGATGCCGCAGAAGATGGCGATCCGGCGCAGGGGCTTGTTCACGGTCGGACCACCTGGGTCATCTCGGCGTCGGTGGACGGTGAGGGCGTGGGGGCGGGCCGCCGGGCGGTGTCGCTGATGCGGATGAGGATGGCGATCAGCGCCCAGTTGGCGAGCACGGACGAACCACCGTACGCGAGGAACGGCATGGTCATACCGCTGAGCGGGATGAGG is a genomic window of Streptomyces sp. SID8374 containing:
- the pknB gene encoding Stk1 family PASTA domain-containing Ser/Thr kinase; this encodes MEEPRRLGGRYELGSVLGRGGMAEVYLAHDTRLGRTVAVKTLRADLARDPSFQARFRREAQSAASLNHPAIVAVYDTGEDYVDGVSIPYIVMEYVDGSTLRELLHSGRRLLPERTLEMTVGILQALEYSHRAQIVHRDIKPANVMLTRTGQVKVMDFGIARAMGDSGMTMTQTAAVIGTAQYLSPEQAKGEQVDARSDLYSTGCLLYELLAVRPPFVGDSPVAVAYQHVREEPQPPSTFDPEITPEMDAIVLKALTKDPDYRYQSADEMRADIEACLDGRPVAAAAAMGAVGYGGYDGYNADQPTTALRPTDPNNAPTSMLPPVNPDDGGYGYDDRAGRRRQPQKKSNLSTILLVIAGILVLVGAILIGKAVFSDNGSDGQVPVPNMVGSTVKEAEQLAERAGVVLKVAGEEPCEQQEKGKICSQTPTNGSTMEENGTVEVKVSTGAPKIEVPDVLEKSEDSARKALEDKGFTVNVTAVESEKTEGTVIEQKPKGGSQAEDGSEVTITVAKKETLDLPDMRTRTFAAAEQQLRGIGFTNISRTDVDSEEPKDVVIDQTPQPGKHAKDAQIVLKVSKGPAEPPEPEKTQVPQIQGMKLGEAKAKLQEAGLQVGNVQGSQDDNATVVVVQPGVGETVDKNSAVNLIATPGGGGDQGGGGIFGGPSGR
- a CDS encoding penicillin-binding transpeptidase domain-containing protein — protein: MNKPLRRIAIFCGILMLALMVRTNYLQYVRADELNTRDENRRIRIERYAHERGNIIVDGKAVTGSVETNGSDFKYKRVWKDGPLWAPVTGYSSQAFDSSQLENLEDGILTGNSDQLFFNRTLGMFTGEKKQGGNVVTTLNGAAQKAAFKGLGDKKGAVVALDPQTGAILALASTPSYDPSVFAGNSNKDSEAREKLLKDKDKPMLNRALRETYPPGSTFKVVTAAAALENGLYDDIDAKTDSPLPWTLPQTTVPLQNEGNIPCENASLREALRWSCNTVFGKMSDDLGNKKMIEQTDKFGFNKEVFTPVRADASIYPEDNKPQNAMAGIGQASNRTTPLQMAMVASAIANDGKLMQPYMVAKRQAPNLDDIYTAEPEELSRALSGENAQKVQQMMETVVKDGTGTRAQIPGVTVGGKTGTAQHGLNNSEKPYAWFISYAKTDNGSPVAVAVVVEDGNANRDDISGGGLAAPIARDVMKAVIDSKQ